The following proteins are co-located in the Corynebacterium kalinowskii genome:
- the rpsF gene encoding 30S ribosomal protein S6 has protein sequence MRQYELMIILDPSQDERTVAPSLDKFLEVVRKENGTVEKVNIWGKRRLAYPINKKDEGIYAVIDLKCESATVLELDRLLNLSDDILRTKVLRVDA, from the coding sequence GTGCGTCAATACGAACTCATGATCATTCTTGATCCATCTCAGGATGAGCGCACCGTAGCCCCGTCCCTGGATAAGTTCCTCGAAGTCGTCCGCAAGGAAAACGGCACCGTGGAAAAGGTAAACATCTGGGGTAAGCGCCGTCTTGCTTACCCAATCAACAAGAAGGATGAGGGCATCTACGCCGTCATCGATCTCAAGTGCGAGTCCGCAACCGTACTCGAACTTGATCGTCTGCTGAACCTCAGCGACGACATTCTGCGTACCAAGGTTCTGCGCGTAGACGCCTAA
- the rplI gene encoding 50S ribosomal protein L9, which yields MKLILTADVDKLGVAGDIVEVKDGYGRNYLLPRGLAIVATRGAEKQVEGIKRAQQERAIRDIDHAREVRTQLDNLEGVEVKVRTADTGKLFGSVSTQDIVDAVKAAGGPSLVKHNIDLPKGHIKALGSYQVTVQLHDDITGKINFKVVAA from the coding sequence ATGAAGCTGATCCTCACCGCCGACGTTGACAAGCTCGGTGTCGCAGGCGACATCGTAGAGGTCAAGGACGGCTACGGACGTAACTACCTGCTTCCACGCGGCCTGGCAATTGTTGCCACCCGCGGTGCTGAGAAGCAGGTTGAGGGCATTAAGCGCGCTCAGCAGGAACGCGCAATTCGCGACATCGACCACGCTCGCGAGGTCCGCACCCAGCTCGACAACCTTGAGGGTGTCGAGGTCAAGGTCCGCACTGCGGACACTGGCAAGCTCTTCGGTTCTGTGTCCACCCAGGACATCGTCGATGCAGTCAAGGCTGCAGGCGGCCCGTCTCTCGTAAAGCACAACATCGACCTGCCAAAGGGCCACATCAAGGCTCTCGGTTCTTACCAGGTCACCGTGCAGCTTCACGACGACATCACCGGCAAGATCAACTTTAAGGTCGTTGCTGCCTAA
- a CDS encoding TetR/AcrR family transcriptional regulator, with protein MSQRTRMNPAERTAQILATAKQAFASDSYANVSVAQVAKDAGVSVALVHKYFESKTGLFAAVLEENFRILRQRQNDYLEGKTIKRDRVGALIESYLDFIADLKRPYEVGHLLYGHDDARSNEVRRLDERTFAVKLRTIVQPNESSRDFFAIQSFQGLLQSATRAWVQRGCQPDEKYPVIEAVLGGLEGALGDWDRR; from the coding sequence ATGTCTCAGCGCACTCGCATGAACCCCGCCGAACGCACAGCCCAAATCCTGGCCACCGCCAAGCAAGCATTCGCCAGCGATTCCTATGCCAATGTTTCGGTTGCCCAGGTGGCCAAAGATGCGGGAGTGTCTGTGGCGCTTGTCCACAAGTACTTCGAGTCTAAGACCGGACTCTTCGCCGCGGTGCTGGAGGAAAACTTCCGTATCCTTCGGCAGCGCCAAAACGACTACCTCGAAGGAAAAACGATCAAACGCGATCGCGTCGGTGCGCTCATCGAGTCCTACCTCGATTTCATCGCTGACCTCAAGCGTCCGTACGAGGTCGGCCATCTGCTTTACGGGCACGACGATGCCCGCTCGAATGAAGTGCGCCGCCTAGATGAACGCACCTTCGCCGTCAAACTTCGCACTATCGTTCAACCCAACGAGAGTTCACGCGATTTCTTTGCCATCCAGTCCTTCCAGGGACTGCTGCAATCGGCAACCCGCGCATGGGTGCAGCGTGGCTGTCAGCCGGATGAAAAGTACCCCGTCATTGAGGCCGTGCTGGGCGGATTGGAAGGCGCGCTGGGCGATTGGGACCGACGCTAA
- a CDS encoding MarR family winged helix-turn-helix transcriptional regulator, translated as MSETESLGEKTPEAVSESIRPAMTKLYVTYFRKAAQSALTGPQLTILTHLADGIPERISDVARKEGIRMPTASNSLHQLEQRNLVERVRDESDRRGVFVKITEEGLRELTRVGDERTQYFAEMLRTLDQDELNLVADLVPVINKMADLYSVQAPE; from the coding sequence ATGAGCGAGACAGAGTCACTGGGAGAAAAGACACCCGAAGCCGTTTCCGAGAGCATTCGGCCAGCAATGACGAAGCTGTACGTCACCTATTTCCGCAAGGCCGCGCAGTCAGCGCTGACCGGCCCCCAGTTGACGATCCTCACCCACCTTGCAGACGGCATCCCAGAGCGCATCAGCGACGTTGCCCGCAAGGAAGGCATCCGCATGCCGACGGCATCGAACTCACTCCACCAGCTGGAGCAGCGCAACCTCGTCGAGCGCGTGCGTGACGAATCTGATCGTCGCGGCGTCTTTGTAAAGATCACTGAGGAAGGCCTGCGGGAGTTGACTCGAGTGGGCGACGAGCGCACTCAGTATTTCGCAGAGATGCTACGCACCCTCGATCAAGATGAACTGAATCTTGTTGCTGATCTAGTACCTGTGATCAATAAGATGGCAGACCTGTATTCAGTCCAAGCTCCCGAGTAG
- a CDS encoding alpha-amylase family glycosyl hydrolase, giving the protein MTHWSEHTIWWHVYPLGFCGAPVRPTEEERALTPRLRHITANLDYLIELGCNGLALGPIFTSATHGYDTLDYFDIDPRLGCMDDFRELVRECQTRGIRIMLDGVFNHVGRNSKYEHLVAQNSVFEGHGDLLTLDHANPATADLVTDVMNFWLSEGTDAWRLDAAYSVPIPFWEQVAPRVYAAHPDAWIMGEVIHGDYAGYAQPINSVTQYELWKSIWSSLNDENFFELDWNLKRHNELLADFLPYTFVGNHDVTRIATKVGLPKAALALTILLTTAGVPAIYYGDELGYEGLKEDKLGGDDAVRPFFKPGSSPMLELHQRLIAFRRRHPWLTHATTETIEITNTHLHYRSKGPESQSIDVVLDLGDRPQARISSENEDEIFVSLT; this is encoded by the coding sequence ATGACACACTGGTCAGAGCATACAATTTGGTGGCACGTCTACCCCCTCGGATTCTGCGGTGCACCCGTGCGCCCAACCGAAGAGGAGCGTGCGCTCACGCCACGACTGCGTCACATTACTGCCAACCTGGACTATCTCATAGAGCTCGGTTGCAACGGCTTAGCCTTGGGGCCAATTTTCACTTCAGCCACACACGGCTACGACACCCTTGATTATTTCGACATCGACCCCCGGCTGGGCTGCATGGATGATTTCCGCGAGCTGGTCCGCGAGTGCCAGACCCGTGGTATCCGCATCATGCTTGACGGGGTTTTCAATCACGTCGGCCGAAATAGCAAGTACGAGCACCTTGTTGCGCAGAACTCCGTGTTCGAGGGACACGGCGACCTGCTTACGCTGGATCACGCTAACCCAGCCACCGCGGATCTTGTCACCGACGTGATGAACTTCTGGCTGAGCGAAGGCACTGATGCTTGGCGCCTCGATGCCGCCTACTCCGTACCCATTCCCTTCTGGGAACAGGTCGCACCTCGCGTATACGCAGCTCATCCCGATGCGTGGATCATGGGTGAGGTTATCCACGGCGACTACGCCGGTTACGCCCAGCCGATCAACTCGGTCACCCAGTACGAACTGTGGAAGTCGATCTGGTCCAGCCTGAACGACGAGAACTTCTTCGAACTCGACTGGAACCTCAAGCGCCACAACGAGCTCCTGGCCGACTTCCTCCCCTACACGTTCGTCGGCAACCACGATGTCACCCGCATCGCAACGAAGGTCGGTCTGCCGAAGGCCGCGCTAGCGCTAACTATCTTGCTCACCACAGCCGGGGTGCCAGCCATTTACTACGGCGACGAGCTCGGCTACGAGGGTCTCAAGGAAGACAAGCTCGGCGGGGACGACGCCGTGCGCCCGTTCTTTAAGCCGGGGAGTTCGCCGATGCTCGAGCTGCACCAGCGCCTCATCGCTTTTCGACGCCGTCACCCTTGGCTCACTCACGCTACGACCGAAACCATCGAGATCACAAACACGCATTTGCACTACCGCAGCAAGGGGCCGGAATCACAGTCCATTGACGTGGTGCTCGACCTTGGTGATCGCCCACAGGCACGGATTTCCTCCGAGAATGAGGATGAGATTTTCGTCTCCCTCACATAG
- a CDS encoding universal stress protein, producing MAKRPSKKPLEGPEIRILVAWKPHHGSRSESSAALEYAAWIARTTPIRIQMVTTFVRPWPSTSIAKLGGKYKKWHAKETQACAAEAKKSLSAAGIPEHYWDDEIALFLDGTSEAALLAKAARDFDASLILMSSVDVTVKGRFLAGSTMESLLSATPTPIGLMPESTKLSKRGVTRLTYGFIDGEQDSAALLETATRATTWDVPLRIVAFAPDILDDSILLDPLTVQTEISVQWREHLFALLDRAKEEVATAFPNLQIETEIGSGGNWAGAVDAVKWKKGDLLSLSASPMNPLERVFVGSATSHILQFAPVPTIVRPVAR from the coding sequence ATGGCCAAAAGACCATCTAAGAAGCCCCTTGAGGGCCCTGAAATTCGAATCCTCGTAGCGTGGAAACCCCACCACGGTAGCCGTTCTGAAAGCTCGGCGGCCTTGGAATACGCTGCGTGGATCGCACGGACGACGCCGATCCGAATTCAAATGGTCACCACGTTTGTGCGGCCGTGGCCGTCGACAAGCATTGCCAAACTCGGCGGCAAATACAAGAAATGGCATGCCAAAGAGACGCAGGCGTGCGCAGCCGAAGCGAAGAAGAGCCTGAGCGCGGCCGGGATCCCCGAGCACTATTGGGACGATGAGATCGCCCTGTTCCTTGACGGCACCTCGGAAGCCGCGCTTCTGGCGAAGGCCGCGCGAGATTTCGACGCGTCACTCATTTTGATGAGCTCGGTGGACGTGACTGTGAAGGGTCGCTTCCTCGCGGGCTCCACCATGGAGTCGCTGCTGTCCGCCACCCCAACGCCGATTGGCCTCATGCCGGAGAGCACCAAGCTGTCCAAGCGTGGCGTCACCCGCCTGACCTACGGCTTTATCGACGGCGAGCAAGACTCCGCCGCGCTGCTCGAAACAGCCACCCGCGCCACCACCTGGGACGTTCCGCTGCGCATCGTGGCGTTCGCCCCGGACATCCTCGACGATTCCATTCTCTTGGATCCCCTCACCGTTCAAACTGAGATCTCCGTCCAGTGGCGTGAGCACCTGTTTGCCCTGCTCGACCGGGCGAAAGAAGAAGTCGCGACCGCGTTCCCGAATCTGCAGATCGAAACGGAAATCGGCAGTGGCGGCAATTGGGCCGGCGCGGTGGACGCGGTCAAGTGGAAGAAGGGCGACCTGCTCAGCCTCTCCGCGTCCCCAATGAATCCGTTGGAGCGGGTATTTGTTGGTTCCGCGACCAGCCACATCCTGCAGTTCGCGCCGGTTCCCACGATTGTTCGGCCGGTCGCTCGATGA
- a CDS encoding glycosyltransferase family 87 protein, with amino-acid sequence MDETTRKVKHQITTRPVSPQAEASVSGRVSPALTEPIAQGFIEFLGGPLGRHSAVGTQRWWTPVRVFTLTSLVFLAFGFLSKTNCLMGKRGDSGVGLDWSGNRQFTSACYNDIVPLYGVYDYQNGTFPYAHSWQEGGITRYMEYPVLSGIFQWICALIANALYKVVDLFPGHTIPQVTVYFMVTALALAACWTYMVRLVADLAGNRVWDTVLVAASPIVAVHAFSNWDIVPALCTIAAMHSVRRTQLVRAGVWIGLGIAFKLWPLYLLGAYLVLAIRGRTIAPWLKVAGVAALTWAAVNLPIALKYPDAWREFFRLNQERGAEWTTLYAVTQRMGLTNWTPEQLNAISLALFGLSCLGILWIGLRAPQAPRVAQLAFLIVASFLLFNKVWSPQYSLWLVPLAVLALPQWRLLLSWMVSEVLVWPILTWHMMGEEKLGAPGELLNLVVLVRDGFVVAICVLIILTILGYRSDKVAAAHAGRDLLAGPFQSSTRLATPQVSETDGVDKRAEEAHV; translated from the coding sequence GTGGACGAGACCACCCGAAAGGTGAAGCACCAGATCACCACGCGCCCGGTGTCACCTCAGGCCGAGGCATCCGTGTCGGGCCGAGTTAGTCCGGCGCTGACTGAGCCGATAGCTCAAGGCTTCATCGAATTTCTCGGTGGTCCCCTCGGACGTCACTCAGCGGTGGGTACCCAACGCTGGTGGACTCCAGTCCGGGTGTTCACCCTGACTTCCTTGGTATTCCTGGCATTTGGCTTCCTCAGCAAGACCAACTGCCTCATGGGTAAGCGTGGCGATTCGGGCGTGGGACTGGATTGGTCAGGCAACCGCCAGTTCACCTCCGCCTGCTACAACGACATCGTTCCGCTGTACGGGGTCTATGACTACCAAAATGGCACCTTCCCTTATGCCCACTCCTGGCAGGAAGGCGGAATCACCCGCTACATGGAGTACCCGGTACTCAGCGGAATCTTCCAGTGGATCTGCGCGTTGATTGCTAACGCGTTGTACAAGGTGGTGGATCTGTTCCCGGGACACACGATTCCCCAGGTGACCGTCTACTTTATGGTCACTGCGTTGGCATTAGCAGCCTGCTGGACTTACATGGTTCGGTTGGTGGCCGACTTGGCCGGCAACCGCGTGTGGGACACCGTACTCGTCGCGGCGAGCCCGATCGTGGCAGTGCACGCCTTTTCAAACTGGGACATCGTCCCTGCCCTGTGCACGATCGCTGCGATGCATTCGGTGCGCCGCACCCAATTGGTGCGCGCCGGGGTTTGGATCGGCCTGGGCATAGCGTTCAAGCTCTGGCCACTCTATCTGCTGGGCGCCTATCTGGTGCTGGCTATTCGCGGCCGCACAATCGCGCCGTGGCTCAAGGTGGCGGGCGTTGCCGCACTCACCTGGGCCGCTGTGAACCTACCGATTGCGCTCAAGTACCCGGATGCCTGGCGCGAATTCTTCCGCCTCAACCAGGAGCGTGGCGCCGAGTGGACCACCCTCTACGCGGTCACCCAACGCATGGGATTGACCAATTGGACCCCAGAGCAACTCAATGCCATCAGCCTGGCGCTTTTCGGCCTGTCCTGTCTCGGCATCTTGTGGATTGGCCTTCGAGCGCCGCAGGCACCACGAGTCGCGCAGTTGGCATTCCTGATCGTCGCGTCCTTCCTGCTATTCAATAAAGTGTGGAGTCCGCAGTACTCATTGTGGCTGGTTCCGCTGGCTGTGCTGGCTCTGCCACAGTGGCGTCTCCTGCTCAGCTGGATGGTCTCGGAGGTTCTGGTCTGGCCGATCCTTACCTGGCACATGATGGGCGAGGAGAAGCTCGGCGCGCCGGGCGAGCTCCTCAACTTGGTGGTGTTGGTGCGCGATGGCTTCGTTGTCGCCATCTGCGTCCTCATCATCCTCACGATCCTCGGGTACCGGTCGGATAAGGTAGCTGCAGCCCATGCCGGCCGAGATCTGCTGGCTGGCCCATTTCAATCAAGCACGCGCTTGGCGACGCCACAGGTGAGCGAAACTGATGGCGTCGATAAGCGTGCGGAGGAAGCACATGTCTAA
- a CDS encoding SDR family oxidoreductase gives MRTAVVTGASGGVGLEITRLLLADGWDVHAHYRTAPGSLNAHWWQADFPAIDGAPELPALDALIHCAGVCSLGTVSEAPLSDWQEAMAVNLYAPIELTKFYLPALRSARGHVAYVNSGAGLRANPNWGSYAASKFAARAWCDALRAEEPSIRVTGIHPGRIDTPMQRAIVATEGGEYDPARYLSASTVASAVINALNTPEDGHPHEVVLRPRG, from the coding sequence ATGAGGACCGCCGTCGTTACCGGCGCCAGCGGCGGCGTCGGGCTCGAAATCACGCGCCTGCTGCTTGCCGACGGCTGGGACGTCCACGCCCACTACCGCACCGCGCCAGGCTCCCTGAACGCGCACTGGTGGCAGGCTGATTTCCCCGCTATTGACGGAGCACCTGAACTGCCTGCGTTGGACGCTTTGATCCACTGCGCCGGGGTGTGCTCGCTGGGCACTGTGTCCGAGGCACCGCTGTCAGATTGGCAGGAAGCGATGGCGGTGAACTTGTATGCCCCGATTGAGCTGACGAAGTTTTACTTGCCTGCCCTCCGAAGCGCTAGGGGCCATGTTGCGTATGTCAATTCTGGTGCTGGGCTGCGCGCTAACCCGAACTGGGGATCCTACGCAGCGTCCAAGTTCGCAGCTCGCGCCTGGTGCGACGCACTGCGGGCTGAGGAGCCAAGCATCCGCGTCACAGGGATTCATCCGGGTCGCATTGATACGCCGATGCAACGCGCCATTGTTGCCACTGAAGGCGGAGAGTACGACCCGGCACGGTACCTTTCAGCATCCACGGTGGCCAGCGCGGTCATCAATGCGCTGAACACCCCCGAAGACGGTCATCCACATGAGGTCGTTTTAAGGCCACGGGGCTAG
- a CDS encoding transglycosylase domain-containing protein, with translation MTSKTTPSSANRAGRRRKKGQKSLWAWLMGVLAIAIVVPAFLLGSMYVAADVPEPNEIVNKQISLIMASDSSTELARVVPPEGNRSHVELDKIPDPVINAVLAAEDREFYTNRGYSITGFARAALGQLRGDDSAGGGSTITQQYVKNTVVGNEHSIKRKIHELIYSAKMTKEWSKEDILEAYLNTIYFGRNSYGVAAAAKGYFGKDISELGPAEAAVLAASIQRPSQLDPWNNREAAEERWNYVLDGMVTTGTLSQAERDTLVYPETSDPAFNRAYTEATGTNGLIKNQVMWELAELGITEEDVETRGLRVTTTIDPVVQQNIVDSVHNLMQGEDEAIRTASVTIDHNTGAVRGYYGGEEASGWDYANAGVQTGSTFKIFGFAAAMQQGISPNAYYSSAPVKTGNIEVGNAFDKSCGSCSISQALKESFNTSFIRLQKDLENGPQDTADMAHALGVARSIPGIEKTLTENGQTPYEGIILGQYQSRPFDMAVALGTLANEGIWHKPHFVEKVETADGEVLYQYEGDQGERRVSKVAADNTIKAMGPIAAWSNGALAGGRPSAAKTGTAQLGDTGYNKDAWMIGATPQLSTAVWVGTVDNTPLLNTWGGNMYGAGLPTQIWKSVMDKSLQNQDFEYFPEAEAIVSDPKKYYTNQAPVPVAPRAPAASRAPAEPSKPAEQVAPVEEAPAAPAPQAPAPAPAPQLPPPPNINDLLNGLLNP, from the coding sequence GTGACCAGCAAAACTACGCCAAGCAGCGCTAACCGGGCTGGAAGGCGTCGAAAGAAGGGCCAGAAGAGTCTGTGGGCTTGGCTCATGGGTGTGCTGGCGATTGCGATCGTCGTCCCCGCTTTTCTGCTCGGAAGCATGTACGTGGCTGCTGATGTCCCGGAGCCGAACGAGATCGTGAACAAGCAGATCTCGCTCATCATGGCTTCGGACAGTAGCACCGAGTTGGCGCGTGTGGTCCCGCCAGAAGGCAACCGTAGCCATGTCGAGCTCGACAAGATTCCTGATCCGGTCATCAACGCCGTACTGGCCGCGGAAGACCGCGAGTTCTACACCAACCGCGGCTACTCCATCACCGGCTTCGCGCGTGCGGCACTGGGACAGCTCCGTGGCGATGACAGCGCCGGAGGTGGCTCCACCATCACCCAGCAATACGTGAAGAACACCGTGGTGGGTAACGAACACTCCATCAAGCGCAAGATTCACGAGCTGATCTACTCAGCCAAGATGACAAAGGAATGGTCCAAGGAGGACATCCTCGAGGCCTATCTGAACACCATTTACTTTGGTCGTAATTCCTATGGCGTTGCCGCCGCGGCCAAGGGATACTTTGGCAAGGATATCTCGGAGCTCGGCCCTGCCGAGGCTGCTGTGCTCGCTGCGTCCATTCAGCGACCAAGCCAGTTGGATCCGTGGAACAACCGCGAGGCTGCCGAAGAACGCTGGAACTATGTGCTTGACGGCATGGTTACCACCGGCACCCTTTCTCAGGCTGAGCGCGACACCTTGGTCTACCCGGAAACCTCGGATCCTGCTTTCAACCGTGCATACACCGAAGCCACCGGCACCAACGGTTTGATCAAGAACCAGGTGATGTGGGAGCTTGCTGAGCTCGGTATCACTGAGGAGGACGTCGAAACGCGAGGTCTGCGCGTGACGACGACCATCGACCCGGTTGTCCAGCAGAACATCGTTGATTCGGTCCACAACCTCATGCAAGGCGAGGATGAAGCTATCCGTACCGCGTCGGTGACCATCGATCACAACACCGGTGCTGTGCGCGGTTATTACGGCGGCGAAGAGGCTTCCGGTTGGGACTACGCCAACGCGGGCGTCCAAACCGGTTCGACCTTCAAAATCTTCGGCTTCGCCGCAGCAATGCAGCAGGGCATCTCCCCGAACGCCTACTACAGCTCCGCACCGGTGAAGACCGGCAACATTGAGGTGGGCAACGCTTTCGACAAGTCCTGTGGTTCTTGCTCGATTAGCCAGGCGCTGAAGGAATCTTTCAATACCTCCTTCATCCGTCTGCAGAAGGATTTGGAAAACGGGCCACAAGACACCGCAGACATGGCTCACGCCCTCGGCGTCGCGCGCTCCATCCCGGGCATCGAAAAGACCCTTACCGAGAACGGTCAGACTCCGTACGAGGGCATCATCCTCGGTCAGTACCAGTCTCGCCCCTTCGATATGGCCGTCGCGCTGGGCACCCTGGCCAATGAAGGCATCTGGCATAAGCCACACTTCGTGGAAAAGGTCGAAACCGCTGACGGCGAAGTGCTGTACCAGTACGAGGGCGACCAAGGCGAGCGCCGCGTTTCCAAGGTGGCAGCCGACAACACCATCAAGGCCATGGGCCCGATCGCTGCTTGGTCTAATGGCGCCCTCGCTGGCGGCCGACCTTCCGCGGCTAAGACGGGTACCGCGCAGCTCGGCGATACCGGCTACAACAAGGATGCCTGGATGATCGGCGCAACCCCACAGCTGTCCACCGCCGTGTGGGTAGGCACCGTGGACAACACCCCGCTGCTCAACACCTGGGGCGGCAACATGTACGGTGCTGGCTTGCCGACGCAGATCTGGAAGTCCGTCATGGACAAGTCCCTCCAGAACCAGGACTTCGAGTACTTCCCAGAAGCTGAGGCAATCGTCTCTGATCCGAAGAAGTACTACACCAACCAAGCTCCGGTACCGGTGGCGCCACGGGCACCTGCTGCGTCTCGCGCACCGGCTGAGCCTTCGAAGCCAGCTGAGCAAGTAGCCCCTGTCGAGGAGGCCCCAGCTGCACCGGCACCACAAGCACCAGCGCCGGCACCTGCGCCGCAGCTGCCGCCGCCACCTAATATCAACGATTTGCTCAACGGCCTGTTGAATCCTTAA
- a CDS encoding DUF5318 family protein: MVVFSSLVSHRFARASVLRLWRAGLKRKEEICDADFLLVTAGQFHGEAAQYPCPICESDRLRQVFWIYGEHLGKMSGTARDSHEIERIAQTNKPFSVHTVEVCPDCRWNHLLQTATVASEK; encoded by the coding sequence GTGGTCGTTTTTAGTTCACTCGTGAGTCATCGGTTCGCGCGCGCCAGTGTGCTCCGATTGTGGCGAGCCGGACTAAAACGAAAGGAGGAAATCTGTGATGCAGACTTTCTCCTGGTAACGGCGGGTCAGTTTCATGGTGAAGCGGCGCAATACCCCTGTCCGATTTGCGAAAGTGATCGCCTGCGCCAGGTATTTTGGATATATGGCGAACACTTAGGGAAGATGTCAGGAACTGCCCGTGATTCCCATGAGATTGAGCGGATTGCGCAGACCAACAAGCCGTTCTCGGTGCACACTGTTGAAGTATGCCCGGACTGTCGATGGAACCACTTGCTACAAACGGCAACTGTGGCAAGTGAAAAATAA
- a CDS encoding single-stranded DNA-binding protein: MAGDTVITVVGNLVADPELRFTPSGAAVANFRIASTPRTFDRNSNQWVDGEALFLACNVWRQAAENVAETLTKGMRVIVQGRLKQRSYETREGEKRTVFELEVDEVGPSLKYATAQVNRTTSGGSGNYGGGAGFSGQPQAAQGQGGSFGGQAPQGGQPQQRSQGGFGGQQGGFSGNQSAQPVPDNDPWNSAPPAGGFGGADDEPPF; this comes from the coding sequence ATGGCCGGAGATACCGTCATCACCGTGGTGGGCAACCTCGTTGCCGACCCAGAACTCCGCTTCACCCCTTCGGGCGCAGCGGTTGCGAACTTCCGTATCGCAAGTACCCCACGCACGTTCGATCGAAACTCGAACCAGTGGGTTGATGGTGAGGCCCTGTTCCTTGCATGCAACGTGTGGCGCCAGGCAGCTGAGAACGTCGCTGAAACTCTGACCAAGGGCATGCGAGTCATCGTCCAGGGTCGACTCAAGCAGCGTTCTTATGAAACCCGCGAGGGCGAAAAGCGTACCGTGTTTGAACTGGAAGTCGACGAAGTCGGCCCATCCCTCAAGTACGCCACCGCACAGGTTAACCGCACCACTTCTGGTGGTTCTGGTAACTACGGCGGCGGTGCCGGGTTTAGCGGGCAGCCTCAGGCAGCTCAAGGTCAGGGTGGCAGCTTCGGCGGTCAGGCCCCTCAGGGCGGACAGCCACAGCAGCGCAGCCAGGGTGGCTTCGGTGGACAGCAGGGCGGTTTCAGTGGAAACCAAAGCGCCCAGCCAGTGCCGGACAACGACCCATGGAACAGCGCGCCGCCTGCAGGTGGATTCGGTGGAGCAGACGACGAACCACCGTTTTAA
- a CDS encoding inositol-3-phosphate synthase, which translates to MSESKVRVAIVGCGNCATSLVEGVQFYRDIPATETVPGLMHVQFGDYHISDVEFVAAFDVDADKVGKDLSVALRSSQNCTIQIAEIPHLGIEVQRGPTLDGLGKYYRETITESTAEAVDVVAALKAAKVDVVVSYLPVGSEQADKFYAQAAIDAGCAFVNALPVFIASDPEWAQKFVDAGLPIVGDDIKSQVGATITHRVMARLFEERGVRLERTMQLNVGGNMDFKNMLERDRLESKKISKTQAVTSNLSGPLAGKIDDRNVHIGPSDYVEWLDDRKWAYVRLEGKAFGEVPLNLEYKLEVWDSPNSAGIIIDAVRAAKIALDRGIAGPIHPASSYLMKSPPRQLPDDEARALLEEFIKG; encoded by the coding sequence TTGAGCGAATCTAAGGTTCGGGTCGCCATCGTCGGTTGTGGCAACTGCGCAACCTCCCTTGTGGAAGGCGTCCAGTTCTACCGCGACATCCCCGCAACTGAAACCGTGCCGGGTCTGATGCACGTACAGTTCGGCGACTACCACATCTCCGATGTTGAGTTCGTCGCGGCGTTTGACGTCGATGCCGACAAGGTGGGCAAGGATCTGTCTGTCGCCCTGCGCTCCAGCCAGAACTGCACGATCCAGATCGCCGAGATCCCTCACTTGGGCATCGAGGTACAGCGTGGCCCAACCCTCGACGGTCTGGGCAAGTACTACCGGGAAACCATCACTGAATCGACCGCTGAGGCAGTAGATGTCGTGGCCGCTCTCAAGGCCGCCAAGGTCGATGTAGTTGTCTCCTACCTACCGGTCGGCTCCGAGCAGGCGGACAAGTTCTACGCCCAGGCTGCCATCGACGCTGGCTGCGCCTTCGTCAACGCCCTGCCGGTGTTCATCGCCTCCGACCCTGAGTGGGCTCAGAAGTTCGTGGACGCTGGTCTTCCAATCGTCGGCGACGACATCAAGAGCCAGGTCGGCGCCACCATCACCCACCGCGTGATGGCTCGTCTGTTTGAGGAGCGTGGCGTGCGCCTGGAGCGCACCATGCAGCTCAATGTCGGCGGCAACATGGACTTCAAGAACATGCTGGAGCGCGACCGTCTGGAATCCAAGAAGATCTCCAAGACACAGGCCGTCACCTCCAACTTGTCCGGCCCACTGGCCGGCAAGATCGATGACCGCAACGTCCACATCGGCCCATCCGACTATGTCGAATGGCTGGATGACCGCAAGTGGGCTTATGTGCGTCTCGAGGGCAAGGCATTCGGTGAGGTGCCGCTGAACCTGGAGTACAAGCTTGAGGTCTGGGACTCCCCTAACTCTGCGGGCATCATTATCGACGCCGTCCGCGCCGCAAAGATCGCCCTGGACCGCGGGATTGCGGGCCCGATTCACCCGGCATCGTCCTACCTGATGAAGTCCCCTCCTCGTCAGCTGCCTGACGACGAGGCTCGTGCCCTGCTCGAGGAATTCATCAAGGGCTAA